The Streptomyces sp. NBC_00670 genome window below encodes:
- a CDS encoding bifunctional riboflavin kinase/FAD synthetase — MQRWRGLEDIPQDWGRSVVTIGSYDGVHRGHQLIIRHAVERARELGVPSVVVTFDPHPSEVVRPGSHPPLLAPHHRRAELMAGLGVDAVLVLPFTKEFSKLSPADFVVKVLVDKLHAKAVVEGPNFRFGHKAAGNVAFLTEQGKTYDFEVEVVDLYVRGEAGGGEPFSSTLTRRLVAEGDMAGAREILGRPHRVEGVVVRGAQRGRELGFPTANVETLPHTAIPADGVYAGWLHVGDEAMPAAISVGTNPQFDGTERTVEAYAIDRVGLDLYGLHVAVDFQTYVRGQATFDSLEALMDQMTADVAECRTLLDNQTES; from the coding sequence GTGCAGCGCTGGCGTGGCTTGGAGGACATCCCCCAGGACTGGGGGCGCAGCGTCGTCACCATCGGCTCCTACGACGGAGTCCACCGCGGGCATCAGCTGATCATCCGGCACGCCGTGGAGCGCGCCCGCGAGCTGGGCGTGCCGTCGGTCGTCGTCACCTTCGACCCGCACCCCAGCGAGGTGGTGCGCCCCGGCAGCCACCCGCCGCTGCTCGCCCCGCACCACCGGCGCGCCGAACTGATGGCCGGCCTGGGCGTGGACGCGGTGCTGGTGCTCCCGTTCACCAAGGAGTTCTCGAAGCTCTCGCCGGCCGATTTCGTCGTCAAGGTGCTCGTCGACAAGCTGCACGCCAAGGCGGTCGTCGAGGGCCCCAACTTCCGCTTCGGCCACAAGGCCGCGGGGAACGTGGCCTTCCTGACCGAGCAGGGCAAGACGTACGACTTCGAGGTCGAGGTCGTCGACCTGTACGTGCGCGGCGAGGCGGGCGGCGGCGAGCCGTTCTCCTCCACCCTGACCCGGCGGCTGGTCGCCGAGGGCGACATGGCGGGCGCCCGCGAGATCCTGGGCCGTCCGCACCGCGTCGAGGGCGTCGTCGTACGCGGCGCCCAGCGGGGCCGGGAACTCGGCTTCCCCACGGCCAACGTCGAAACCCTCCCGCACACCGCGATCCCGGCGGACGGCGTCTACGCCGGCTGGCTGCACGTCGGCGACGAGGCCATGCCGGCCGCGATCTCCGTCGGCACGAACCCCCAGTTCGACGGCACGGAACGCACGGTGGAGGCCTACGCGATCGACCGCGTCGGCCTGGACCTCTACGGCCTCCACGTGGCCGTCGACTTCCAGACGTACGTCCGCGGCCAGGCCACGTTCGACTCCCTGGAAGCCCTGATGGACCAGATGACGGCGGACGTCGCCGAGTGCCGCACACTGCTGGACAACCAGACCGAATCCTGA
- a CDS encoding SCO5717 family growth-regulating ATPase, with product MNSDRNGFGGGWATPDDDQSDAESAIEMTGEFTIDYAAPAWYTQNAAGGSDDTSGDDVASAPEDSSGAGTEAGAEEGGVSPAAAGGPAPVPAPAPAAASSPAPAPAAFPVPPVPAAAPATAPAEQGGPSAADGGAVDASNVSSGDGFPVWTPPAAPEPAQARGADAEGDGDLGSGATMMFSPAALKREFGERTTAEDAAGSREPGDGTSAPAATSAGEQSEGEQGGKGQSGGAGSASDGSARAGDFELGAPDSGASGDVADVADVATAAADEVSGEAEGVGSAGTDSPGTDAAGPGSSGTASSGTDSEAGAGGQVAASGDAVAGSPAGAATAGQAAPPEAAAAGQAASGDAAPGWMPPPVPETALPPLPPAYQPAAPAPAPTAPWPGAPRSSDASVPPAAAPASPGTGPEQSRPGLEQPAVPPQQPSQQPPLPPQAPQVPPAAQQPSAGWNQGAPPATPGPQPGYGFPQAPAAQPGPQPGPQAPDPATAQPGYGFPQPPAQPTPQTGPQAPEPAAPQPGYGFPQPPAQPTPQAGPQAPDPATAQPGYGFPQQGGAPVPTPPAPFGQPQGQAPAAPAPGFPPAGPQPQPSGYGFPPPPAQPQPGPQGQAPQAPQAPQPPQPAQPPVDPRAGAAWPQPVQHDQRQPTNPGAAPLGYTAAVELSSDRLLNNKKQKAKSSRPAGGGGRFKLGGKKEEAERQRKLELIRTPVLSCYRIAVISLKGGVGKTTTTTALGSTLATERQDKILAIDANPDAGTLGRRVRRETGATIRDLVQAIPYLNSYMDIRRFTSQSPSGLEIIANDVDPAVSTTFNDEDYRRAIDVLGKQYPIILTDSGTGLLYSAMRGVLDLADQLIIISTPSVDGASSASTTLDWLSAHGYADLVSRSITVISGVRETGKMIKVEDIVSHFETRCRGVVVVPFDEHLAAGAELDLDMMRPKVREAYFTLAAMVAEDIARHQQSHGLWTSDGNPPPVAAPPMPGQPLPAGPGAPGAPGYYGGYAGAVPPQVPYGQPGGQPAGQPQPGGQPGAAPPQPGAVPPAGGQQPPYPPAQ from the coding sequence GTGAACAGCGATCGGAACGGGTTCGGCGGGGGCTGGGCCACACCCGACGACGACCAGTCCGACGCCGAGTCCGCCATCGAGATGACGGGCGAGTTCACCATCGACTATGCGGCGCCCGCCTGGTACACGCAGAACGCGGCGGGCGGGTCGGACGACACCAGCGGTGACGACGTCGCCTCCGCTCCCGAGGATTCCTCGGGAGCGGGTACGGAAGCGGGTGCGGAGGAAGGCGGTGTGTCGCCTGCGGCCGCGGGCGGCCCGGCGCCGGTTCCGGCGCCTGCGCCTGCCGCTGCGTCCTCACCCGCGCCCGCACCTGCGGCGTTTCCGGTGCCGCCGGTTCCCGCTGCCGCGCCCGCGACCGCGCCCGCCGAGCAGGGCGGGCCTTCGGCGGCGGACGGGGGCGCCGTCGACGCGTCGAACGTCTCGTCGGGGGACGGGTTCCCCGTGTGGACGCCGCCGGCCGCGCCGGAACCGGCACAGGCCCGGGGCGCGGACGCCGAGGGGGACGGGGACCTTGGCAGCGGCGCGACCATGATGTTCTCCCCCGCGGCGCTCAAGCGCGAGTTCGGGGAGCGTACGACCGCCGAGGACGCCGCCGGCTCGCGAGAGCCCGGTGACGGCACGTCGGCCCCGGCTGCGACCTCGGCGGGGGAGCAGTCGGAGGGCGAGCAGGGCGGCAAGGGGCAGTCGGGCGGCGCCGGTTCGGCGTCCGACGGTTCCGCCCGTGCCGGTGACTTCGAGTTGGGTGCGCCGGACTCCGGTGCCTCGGGCGATGTGGCCGATGTGGCCGACGTGGCTACCGCGGCTGCCGACGAAGTCAGCGGTGAGGCCGAGGGCGTGGGCTCCGCCGGTACGGACTCCCCCGGTACGGACGCCGCCGGTCCGGGTTCCTCCGGTACGGCTTCCTCCGGTACGGACTCCGAAGCGGGGGCCGGCGGGCAGGTGGCCGCCTCCGGCGACGCCGTGGCGGGTTCCCCCGCCGGGGCTGCTACGGCCGGGCAGGCCGCTCCTCCCGAGGCCGCTGCCGCCGGGCAGGCCGCTTCCGGTGACGCGGCGCCGGGGTGGATGCCGCCGCCGGTGCCGGAGACCGCGCTGCCTCCGTTGCCGCCCGCGTACCAGCCCGCGGCGCCCGCGCCCGCGCCGACGGCTCCCTGGCCGGGTGCGCCGCGGTCCTCCGACGCGTCCGTGCCGCCCGCCGCGGCTCCGGCGTCGCCCGGGACCGGGCCGGAGCAGTCCCGACCCGGTTTGGAGCAGCCGGCCGTACCGCCGCAGCAGCCGTCGCAGCAACCGCCGTTGCCGCCGCAGGCGCCGCAAGTGCCGCCCGCCGCGCAGCAGCCGTCCGCCGGCTGGAACCAGGGGGCCCCGCCCGCCACGCCCGGCCCGCAGCCGGGGTACGGGTTCCCGCAGGCTCCGGCGGCCCAGCCCGGTCCGCAGCCGGGCCCCCAGGCACCCGACCCGGCCACCGCACAGCCCGGCTACGGGTTCCCCCAACCCCCCGCCCAGCCGACGCCGCAAACCGGACCCCAGGCACCCGAACCGGCCGCCCCGCAGCCCGGCTACGGGTTCCCCCAACCCCCCGCCCAGCCGACGCCCCAAGCCGGACCCCAGGCACCCGACCCCGCCACCGCACAGCCCGGCTACGGGTTCCCGCAGCAAGGTGGGGCGCCCGTGCCGACGCCGCCCGCCCCGTTCGGGCAGCCCCAGGGACAGGCGCCCGCCGCTCCCGCGCCCGGCTTCCCGCCGGCGGGGCCGCAGCCGCAGCCCAGTGGGTACGGGTTCCCGCCGCCCCCTGCCCAGCCCCAGCCCGGCCCGCAGGGGCAGGCTCCGCAGGCCCCGCAGGCCCCGCAGCCGCCGCAGCCCGCGCAGCCGCCCGTCGACCCCCGTGCCGGTGCCGCCTGGCCGCAGCCCGTGCAGCACGACCAGCGGCAGCCCACCAACCCCGGTGCGGCGCCCCTCGGTTACACGGCCGCCGTCGAACTGTCCTCCGACCGGCTGCTCAACAACAAGAAGCAGAAGGCGAAGAGCAGCCGTCCGGCCGGGGGCGGTGGCCGCTTCAAGCTGGGCGGCAAGAAGGAAGAGGCCGAGCGGCAGCGGAAGTTGGAGCTCATCCGCACGCCCGTCCTGTCCTGCTACCGGATCGCGGTGATCAGCCTCAAGGGCGGCGTCGGCAAGACGACGACCACCACCGCGCTAGGGTCCACCCTCGCCACCGAGCGGCAGGACAAGATCCTCGCGATCGACGCCAACCCGGACGCCGGTACGCTCGGGCGCCGGGTCCGCCGGGAGACCGGGGCGACCATCCGGGACCTCGTCCAGGCGATCCCGTACCTCAACTCGTACATGGACATCCGGCGGTTCACCTCCCAGTCGCCGTCCGGGCTGGAGATCATCGCCAACGACGTCGACCCGGCCGTCTCCACGACGTTCAACGACGAGGACTACCGGCGCGCGATCGACGTGCTCGGCAAGCAGTACCCGATCATCCTGACCGACTCGGGCACGGGGCTGCTGTACAGCGCCATGCGCGGGGTGCTGGACCTCGCCGACCAGCTCATCATCATCTCGACGCCGTCCGTGGACGGGGCGAGCAGTGCGAGCACGACGCTGGACTGGCTGTCCGCGCACGGGTACGCGGATCTCGTGTCGCGGTCCATCACCGTCATCTCCGGGGTGCGGGAGACCGGGAAGATGATCAAGGTGGAGGACATCGTGTCGCACTTCGAGACGCGGTGCCGGGGCGTTGTCGTCGTGCCGTTCGACGAGCACCTCGCGGCGGGGGCCGAGCTCGATCTCGACATGATGCGGCCGAAGGTGCGGGAGGCGTACTTCACGCTGGCCGCGATGGTGGCGGAGGACATCGCGCGGCATCAGCAGTCGCACGGGTTGTGGACGTCGGACGGGAATCCGCCGCCGGTGGCTGCGCCGCCGATGCCGGGGCAGCCGTTGCCCGCGGGGCCCGGGGCGCCGGGGGCGCCGGGGTATTACGGGGGGTATGCGGGGGCGGTGCCGCCGCAGGTGCCGTATGGGCAGCCCGGGGGGCAGCCGGCGGGGCAGCCCCAGCCGGGTGGGCAGCCGGGGGCCGCGCCGCCGCAGCCGGGTGCTGTGCCGCCGGCGGGTGGGCAGCAGCCGCCGTATCCGCCGGCTCAATAG
- a CDS encoding outer membrane protein assembly factor BamB family protein, translating into MYTQSAVTADDQRKKRRRTFGVVAAVLAVVLVLGSVVVWAVNGSSSGEEPEKAAGAPSRLDVRETVEKRPASATGALAFRFSADDMSAGEMYDMPGMWATDRILAKGINRTLLGFEIGTDSVAGDETWSIRFDGPICGTTRRVSVENRTAILFRENADKHALCDRVAFVDLDDGKTVWTKKIPPARVSGKPGAPDTSALQATPSVTLAHATVAVTWGNGTDAYNMDDGKLLWRNKSTNACMHMGAGGGKALLIRLECRDDSKPAGQSAYRIRKVDARTGHTVWTYAVAKNVTDVRLVSSDPAVLAVAAGDVEITDVLSLDEHGRYLATIRVQKGKYVSECVDDVDYLNVENCPTIVVGDGQVFLMSEEQGDLINNANWIVGFDLRTGKTVKKFDSGRDALLYPLRMSGDRLLALRESSDHISPMALMSLDPESGKVTPYLYFDLPSEGWTLTSQTLSDIRVEDGRVFFGSKTASGPEKKTWQWLVVGLESVTRRAESLPMPKTNQDR; encoded by the coding sequence ATGTACACACAGTCCGCCGTGACGGCGGACGATCAGCGCAAGAAGCGAAGAAGGACGTTCGGCGTGGTCGCGGCCGTTCTGGCCGTCGTGCTCGTCCTGGGGTCCGTGGTGGTCTGGGCCGTGAACGGCTCGTCCTCCGGGGAGGAGCCGGAGAAGGCGGCCGGCGCCCCGAGCCGGCTAGATGTCAGGGAGACGGTCGAGAAGCGGCCGGCCAGCGCCACGGGAGCGCTCGCCTTCCGGTTCTCCGCCGACGACATGTCCGCCGGCGAGATGTACGACATGCCGGGCATGTGGGCGACCGACAGGATCCTCGCCAAGGGGATCAACCGGACCCTGCTCGGGTTCGAGATAGGCACCGACTCGGTCGCGGGCGACGAGACCTGGAGCATCCGGTTCGACGGGCCGATCTGTGGGACGACGCGGCGGGTCAGCGTCGAGAACCGCACCGCGATCCTCTTCCGGGAGAACGCCGACAAGCACGCCCTGTGCGACCGGGTCGCGTTCGTGGACCTCGACGACGGCAAGACCGTGTGGACGAAGAAGATTCCCCCGGCGAGGGTGAGCGGCAAGCCCGGCGCGCCCGACACCTCCGCCCTCCAGGCGACGCCCAGCGTGACCCTCGCACATGCCACGGTGGCCGTCACCTGGGGCAACGGCACGGACGCGTACAACATGGACGACGGGAAACTGCTGTGGCGGAACAAGAGCACAAACGCGTGCATGCACATGGGCGCCGGCGGTGGCAAGGCCCTGCTGATACGGCTCGAGTGCCGGGACGACTCCAAGCCCGCGGGCCAGTCGGCGTACAGGATACGAAAGGTCGACGCCCGTACGGGGCACACCGTGTGGACGTACGCGGTGGCGAAGAACGTCACGGACGTCCGGCTGGTGTCCAGCGATCCGGCGGTGCTCGCGGTGGCGGCCGGTGACGTCGAGATCACCGATGTCCTCTCGCTCGACGAGCACGGCAGGTACCTGGCCACCATCCGCGTGCAGAAGGGCAAGTACGTCTCCGAGTGCGTCGACGACGTGGACTATCTCAATGTGGAGAATTGCCCGACGATCGTCGTCGGCGACGGACAGGTCTTCCTGATGAGCGAGGAGCAGGGTGACCTCATCAACAACGCCAACTGGATCGTGGGCTTCGACCTGAGGACCGGGAAGACGGTCAAGAAGTTCGACTCCGGGCGCGACGCGCTGCTGTATCCGCTGCGGATGAGCGGAGACCGGCTGCTGGCGCTGCGCGAGAGCAGCGACCACATCTCCCCCATGGCGCTGATGAGCCTGGATCCGGAGAGCGGCAAGGTGACTCCGTATCTGTACTTCGATCTGCCGTCGGAGGGCTGGACGTTGACGTCGCAGACGTTGAGCGACATCCGGGTCGAGGACGGGCGCGTCTTCTTCGGCTCCAAGACGGCGTCCGGTCCGGAGAAGAAGACGTGGCAGTGGCTGGTGGTCGGCCTGGAGAGTGTCACCCGGCGTGCGGAGTCCCTGCCGATGCCGAAGACGAATCAGGACCGGTGA